The genomic interval TCATTTCTCTGTCATTACTCAAAAAAGGTGTTAATGAGCGCACCGAATCGGTCATAAAACTTGTTTAACCAAATCCAACACTTGTTGCTTATGTACTCGTTTACTCCAGATTGATTAGGGTTGTTCCCCAAAGCTCTTTAAATGTACATACTTAGGGATATACATAGGCTATACCCGATAAGATAACTGGCCAGAAATCCTACAGGAACtggtatattattaattaattagcaGATGGGGTGCTGGCTATTTTTCATTATTGATCAAATGAACCAAGTCGTGTTTGATCCATTAGAAGCAAAAATGAGTCAGGTTTGgttttaaaataaactttGTTATATTCTAGGTTTCAGGTTTAAGTCGTATAAATGTTTCTTAATATGTTATCGTGTTCAAACACTTTATCAAATTGTATCTGGTTAATAATCAATTGAGTACAACAACTAATGGTTATAGTAATATGTACTAACGTGCTGTACTCAAGAATTCATTCTTTTCCATGCTGCATATTCATGTGGTGGCccgtttcaattttttttgaGTGGTGTGACTGGGTTTTGATAAGATAAAGCTCGTAAAGCCATCAACTTAATTGGGGTTTCAGCTGGGtgtttgtatgtacatatgtatgtgtgccaTGTGCCCATCTGTCACATTCACTTTCGTTGTGTAAGGTCAACAAAATTATGTGGATTAAATAGAGATACGCCCATCCACGTCGCCCTCGCCCTCCCCATCGTCTTTATATTTTCCTAACCACCCACCAGCCAAGTAAATGAACTCAAATTGAAATGCCCTAGACCGTCGTTTCTATTCCAACTCGATCGCTTGCCATTCATTTCAACGCATCAATTTCAAAGTACAGCAATAATTTCCACAAGTTCAAGGTCATTACCAGGCACACAGATACTCGGCCCACACACCCAAGCGCAAATAACTTGAAATACTCGcacacaaataataaataagctAGTGAATAAATAATGTGTGCATATGGACCGCGAGCCCCCTATAATAGAAAAAATAGAGAGACGGCAGCgacaaaaatatcaaaaataaaacataaacacgTTACACGCGCCAGACTTTTTTGAGAGATGGCGATTCCATTATATACCTAAGCTATATGGCTGAGAAACCATGGCAAAATTTCAGTAGAAACCTTACCAAACATAATGCTGATAAGCATATTCGCGTCGAAAATTTCGGGTTTGCCAAAAAGAATGAATAAACAATAGCAGATGAGCATATATGTATAGGCCCCTCCATGGGTTGTTTGCGAGCGTCTAGGGTTTTCAGTATGGGTGAGAGATTGCCAGAACAATTAGAAGTCCGCTTCGGTCGCCTATGAGCAATTTGAACGCGTTCCGTGCGCTTCCAGTCgctcatacgccgcgtatCCGAACGCACACGCTCCGCTCTTTGAAATCGGTACAGTTCCAAATTCTAAAGTGAACCCAACCCCTTTGTAGGCTTTTCCGTCACGCACCGCACCATGTCCGCCGCTGCTCCGAAACTGGTGGCCGTTGCCGAGTCGCGTCGTTTCATGATCGACTGCTTCAAGGCGGTGAAGGTGCCCCAGGCGCATGCCGAAGCCCAGGCGGATCTCCTGGTGGCCGCGGACCATCGGGGGCACTTCAGCCATGGCATGAACCGCCTTGAGATGTACATCAACGATCTGGCTATCAACTCCACGGACGGAGCGGCTGTGCCCAAGATCCTGAAGGAAACCCCGGCCACCGCCTGGGTGGATGGCCTGAATGGACTTGGTGCCGTGGTGGGCAACTACTGCATGGATCTGGCCATCAAGAAGGCCAAGACGGTGGGAGTTGGCTGGGTTTGTGCCAAGGGATCGAACCACTATGGTATGGCTGGTTGGTATGCCATCAGGGCCATGGATCAGGGTCTGGTGGGCATGTCCATGACGAATACCTCGCCGCTGATGGCACCTACACGCGCCAAGGAGGCTGCTCTGGGCACTAATCCCTTGTCCCTGGGTGCCAATGCCACCAACGGTGATAAGTTCCTGCTGGACATGGCCACCACCGCCGTGGCTGTGGGAAAGATCGAGATCCAGCGCAGGAAGGGAGCTCCTCTGCCCGACGGATGGGCTCAGGATCCCAGTGGTGGAGTGACCAACGATGCAGAGCTGGGCTTCAGCACTGGGTGCCTGATGCCATTAGGAGGATCCGAGCTGACCTCCGGCTACAAGGGTTACGGCCTCGGCGCCATGGTGGACATTCTGTCGGGCGTCATGTCCGGAGCCAACTACTCGACGCAGGTGAGGAAGTGGACACATGCTGGCGCCGATTCTGCAGCTGATCTTGGCCAGGTCTTCATCGCCGTGGATCCCAACTGCTTTGCTCCAAACTTCGAGGAACGCATGTCCGACTTCAACTCCCGCCTGCGAGGCGCTACTCCGGTAAGAatgcacccaaaaaaaaataacaagatTGATCACTACAGTCGAGtccctcgactatcagatacctatTATATAATATGGTTAGTGCGCGTGTGGCCAAAATTTGTTTGGCATACCGATAGATGtgagaaaaaatcaaaatgtttTTCAAATGTGTGGATGCTCCAGTTTTAAGTTTTAGGCGTGTCCAATTAGATAATCTAAACATTTTAGCTTGCAAAGTTCCCAAGAGTGTTCGAAGCTTTCAAACGGAAAGAAGGACACGATCAGATTTACTCGGCTAGTGATTCTAATCATGAAACGATTGGTTTTTACTGTTACAAACATTTCAACGGATTCGTTGGAATTTAGTATACTCTTTTAATCTATAAGTAGCGGGTAAAATAACAAGTATTgcgaaaatttaaataatatttaaaatatttagaacTTCAAGAAATGTATGATTTTTCATTAGTAGTCACGTTAGTAAAAAGCCGAATGAAATTTgagtataaaaatatattctgAAAATAAATCACTTGATAATCTtatcaaaaatacatacaaataCTCATAAAAAATAGGTACTGGCACTCTCGAACCATAATCATAATCTCTTTAAATGAATTTAGAACGAACCAAATATTGAATTTTCTGgaaaattattacaataagcatacatttaaatacattttcttaGTATTTCTTCAACATCAAtaagttttaaaaaattttttctaaattttttttcattaaaatatttctattttCAGACCGATCCCAGCAAGCCCGTTTTGCTGGCTGGAGACAAGGAGAAGAATGGAATGGCTGACGTCGATGCCGCCGGCGGTATCCAGTATCTGGAGAATCAGTTGAAGACGTGCGACAAGCTGGCGGAAATACTGAAGATCGA from Drosophila mauritiana strain mau12 chromosome 3L, ASM438214v1, whole genome shotgun sequence carries:
- the LOC117140513 gene encoding uncharacterized oxidoreductase YjmC isoform X1 → MGCLRASRVFSMGFSVTHRTMSAAAPKLVAVAESRRFMIDCFKAVKVPQAHAEAQADLLVAADHRGHFSHGMNRLEMYINDLAINSTDGAAVPKILKETPATAWVDGLNGLGAVVGNYCMDLAIKKAKTVGVGWVCAKGSNHYGMAGWYAIRAMDQGLVGMSMTNTSPLMAPTRAKEAALGTNPLSLGANATNGDKFLLDMATTAVAVGKIEIQRRKGAPLPDGWAQDPSGGVTNDAELGFSTGCLMPLGGSELTSGYKGYGLGAMVDILSGVMSGANYSTQVRKWTHAGADSAADLGQVFIAVDPNCFAPNFEERMSDFNSRLRGATPTDPSKPVLLAGDKEKNGMADVDAAGGIQYLENQLKTCDKLAEILKIEPLSFV
- the LOC117140513 gene encoding uncharacterized oxidoreductase YjmC isoform X2, which translates into the protein MTALTLLRRSVTAVSYDAYAHVRVTNWRFLPQLQRRQLHLHVSATALLASKTTATTATSAAAAAQAPNAHANVGGFSVTHRTMSAAAPKLVAVAESRRFMIDCFKAVKVPQAHAEAQADLLVAADHRGHFSHGMNRLEMYINDLAINSTDGAAVPKILKETPATAWVDGLNGLGAVVGNYCMDLAIKKAKTVGVGWVCAKGSNHYGMAGWYAIRAMDQGLVGMSMTNTSPLMAPTRAKEAALGTNPLSLGANATNGDKFLLDMATTAVAVGKIEIQRRKGAPLPDGWAQDPSGGVTNDAELGFSTGCLMPLGGSELTSGYKGYGLGAMVDILSGVMSGANYSTQVRKWTHAGADSAADLGQVFIAVDPNCFAPNFEERMSDFNSRLRGATPTDPSKPVLLAGDKEKNGMADVDAAGGIQYLENQLKTCDKLAEILKIEPLSFV